The following coding sequences lie in one Brevibacterium marinum genomic window:
- the rarD gene encoding EamA family transporter RarD: MNPDPSPDSNALRRTGLANGLAAYLLWGLIPLLFAAAAPTGALELVSHRVIWSLLFCAILLAFTGGFKRTWKIVRSGRTFWLLALASVLIAVNWTGFVYGVETGRLVEVSLGYYLNPLISIGLGVVFLGEKLRPLQWLAAGFGLTAVIIVGLGIGRMPYLAFTVALSFGLYGLVKNKVGGRVGALEGMTVESAVLAIPSAIYLLVLASQGLSTFTGFGVGHVIIILVTGPATAIPLILFSAAARRIPLSWVGMLQYITPTMQFITGVFILGESMSTTRWIGFFVIWVAVVLLCTDIVRRSRRRL, translated from the coding sequence GTGAACCCAGATCCGTCTCCAGATTCGAATGCTCTTCGCCGAACCGGGTTGGCCAATGGTCTGGCCGCCTACCTGCTGTGGGGGCTCATCCCACTCCTGTTCGCGGCCGCGGCGCCGACCGGTGCGCTCGAGCTCGTGTCCCACCGCGTCATCTGGTCACTGCTCTTCTGCGCCATCCTCCTGGCCTTCACCGGCGGATTCAAGCGCACCTGGAAGATCGTCCGGTCGGGTCGCACGTTCTGGCTGCTCGCCTTGGCCTCCGTGCTCATCGCCGTCAACTGGACGGGATTCGTCTACGGGGTCGAGACCGGTCGCCTCGTCGAGGTGTCGCTGGGTTACTATCTCAACCCCCTCATCTCCATCGGTCTGGGCGTCGTCTTCCTCGGCGAGAAGCTGCGGCCCCTGCAGTGGCTCGCCGCCGGGTTCGGTCTCACCGCCGTCATCATCGTCGGCCTCGGCATCGGGCGGATGCCCTACCTCGCGTTCACGGTCGCACTGTCCTTCGGCCTCTACGGACTGGTCAAGAACAAGGTGGGCGGTCGAGTCGGCGCATTGGAGGGAATGACCGTCGAGTCCGCCGTGCTGGCGATCCCCAGCGCCATCTATCTCCTTGTCCTCGCCTCCCAAGGGCTGTCCACGTTCACAGGCTTCGGCGTCGGCCACGTCATCATCATCCTCGTCACGGGACCGGCCACGGCGATACCGTTGATCCTCTTCAGTGCCGCCGCGCGGAGGATTCCGCTGTCCTGGGTGGGCATGCTGCAGTACATCACGCCGACGATGCAATTCATCACCGGTGTGTTCATCCTCGGTGAGTCGATGTCGACCACGCGGTGGATCGGCTTCTTCGTCATCTGGGTCGCCGTGGTCCTGCTCTGCACCGACATCGTCCGCCGGAGCAGGCGCAGACTGTAG